CTCGGCGATTAACTTGGCGGCGTCCTTGGCGTTGGTCGCCATGGGCTTGTCGATCATGAGGTGCTTGCCGGCCTTGAGGGCTTCGAGACCGACGGAGGCGTGCAGGTAGTTGGGCAGGGCGACGGAAACGACGTCGATGTCGTCGCGCTTGAGCAGCTCGCGGTAGTCGGTGACGAGCGTCGGAATGTTATAGGTGTCGACGGCTTCCTGACCGCGCTCGGGCGAAACTTCGGCGAGGGCGGCGACGGTGGCCGCGGGGTGCTGTTGGAAGCTGCGAATGTGGTCGAGGCCGATGGCGCCGGCGCCGATCACGGCGACGTTGAAGGAAGATTTTTTCTTGGGCATCTGGAGAGGGGAGGGATTTTCGATTTTGGATTCTCGATTTTGGATTGGGGCGGACCGAGAGGCAGGGTGAGCGCGAGCAAGCTCGCGGCCTACATGGTGGGGGCGAAGCCTGGATTAGGATTTAGTGATTGGGATTTAGGATTTCCCGCGCCGCGGGCCCTATGCTTGTCCCCAGGTCTTGAGTTGCTCGAGGGAGAGGCGGACGGATTCGAGCGGGTCGTGGTTGTATTTTTCCACTTCGATCACGTTCCACTGCACGGCGCCGATTTCGGCGGTGGCGGCGAAGATCGGGGCGAAGTCGACGGGGCCGCTGCCGATTTCCTTTTCGTCCTTCACGTGCAGGAGGCTGATGCGGCGGCCTTGCTCGCGGATGAATTCCACGGGGTCTTTGCCGCCTTTGTGGACCCAATAGACGTCGGCCTGGCAGCCGAGGTTGGCGGGGCTGGCTTCGTCGAGAATCCAATCGAAGACGCGGCGACCCTCGACCTCCTTCATTTCCCAATCGTGGTTGTGGAAGTGGAGTTTGAAGCCGAGCGGGCGGAGGCGGGCACCGAGCTCGTTGAGCTCCGCGCCGATCTGGCGGCAGGCGGCGGCGCTGCGGTAGTGGGCGGCGGGCCAGGAGGGCACGATGAGATCGGTCGCGCCGCAGAGCAGGGCCTCGTCGACGACCTTGTTGAAGTCGGCCCGGAAGAGGCGGATGTTGAGGTGCATGCCGGAGACGACGAGGCCGGCATCGGCAATGGCTTTGGCGGCATCGGCGGGCTCGAGGTTGCCGAAGCCGGCGGTTTCGACGCCTTGGTAGCCCATCTTGGCGACCGCGGCGACGGTGCCGGCGAAGTCTTGCTGCGTGTGCTGGCGAACGGACCAGAGCTGGAGGGAAGTGCGGGGTTTGGCCATAAGGTTGAAAAGCTGAGAGGTTGGCGTCTCGCGGGTCAACGGCCGGGGTCTTCAGTCCTGTTCGGTCGGCGTTGAATGTGAACGTGAACGCTCGGCGTCGAAGGCGAGTTCGATCTGGTGGGAGTCGGTGGCGAGGCGGGCCTGGTGGCTGAAGTAGCGGTCGCTGAGCAGCTGGTCGAAATCGAGCAGGCGTTCGGTCGTGGTGTCGATCGCGGTGCGCAGCGAGGCGGCGGAGGTGTCGCGTTTGGCGGTGGGCGGCGGCGCGGTTTCGTCGTCCTCGGAGGCAGCGGCGAAGTGACGGCTGAGGTCGAACTCGCGCAACTGGTCGAGGATGGCGCCGAGCAAGGTCTCGGGTGCGGTCTCTTCGCTCTGGTCGGTGACGGAGCGGATGTAGGCGAGGCTGGCGCGGATCTGCGACAGGTTGTGCAGAATACTGCGGGGCGCCTCGGGCTGTTGGAGGAAGAGTTTGGCGACGAAGAGCGGTTGGCTGCGGGTGCGGAAGAGGCGGCGATAGGCGTCCTGCGAACCGAGCATGCGCAGGAGGGCGGAGAGCTCGGGGTTGTCGCGGTAGTGCAGGTGCGAATCGAGGGACGGTTCGTCGTTGAGGGAGTCGGCGGCGGCGACGAGCACGTGACGCAGGGTGGAGGTGGTGACGTGGGCGCGCTCGAGTTGTTGGCCGATTTGCAGGAAGTGCCAACCGACGTCGTGCAGCATGGTGCGCGAGGCGGCGCCGAGGCAGGCGTTGACCTCATCGAGCACGGCGGTGATGGCCTGACCGGCGGCGCGAGCGCGTTGCGAACGGGCGCGGCGGGAGCGGCCGGTGGTGTCGGGTTGGGCGGCGAGTTCGCGCAGGGTTTCGTCGAGGCGAGTGAGCACGCTGCCGGCCTCGGGGCTCACGTAGTCGCGGAGCTGACGGGCGTTGTGGGCGGCGGCGGTGACACTGTTGATGAGCGAGCTGGGGTGGTTGCGGCCGAGGGTCATGCGCCACAACAGGTCGTCGGTGAAGGTGGCGGTGGGGTTGGTGCGGGCGTTGATCTTGAGGTCGGAATGACCGGTGGCCTCGAGCAGGCCGCGCCAGAGCGGCAACCAGCGACGGCGGTCGGATGCGGAGATTTCCTCGAGGGCCACGTCGTCGAGGATGTGGAGCATGCGCGCGGTGGATTCGGCGCGCTCCAGGTAGCGACCCAGCCAGAAAAGGGATTCGGCGGCGCGGGAGCTGGGCAGGGTGGACTCGGCGTCGATGACGACGTTGGTCTCAAAGTCGGAGAGGCTGCCGGCAGTCTCGGCATCGCCGGTGAGCACGATGACATCGGCGCAGGGACCGACGCTGTCGCGCGGGTAGGGGCCGCGACCGATATTGATGATGCCGCCGGGCAGGACGGCGATGTCGTTGCCGCGGGCGAGGGTGAAGGCGCTGAAGCGGAAGGGCGTGTTGCGCTTGGCGGCGTGGGGCAGCGGGACGGATTCGAGGGTGGGTTGGGCGACCCAGGCGT
This portion of the Actomonas aquatica genome encodes:
- a CDS encoding sugar phosphate isomerase/epimerase family protein, with protein sequence MAKPRTSLQLWSVRQHTQQDFAGTVAAVAKMGYQGVETAGFGNLEPADAAKAIADAGLVVSGMHLNIRLFRADFNKVVDEALLCGATDLIVPSWPAAHYRSAAACRQIGAELNELGARLRPLGFKLHFHNHDWEMKEVEGRRVFDWILDEASPANLGCQADVYWVHKGGKDPVEFIREQGRRISLLHVKDEKEIGSGPVDFAPIFAATAEIGAVQWNVIEVEKYNHDPLESVRLSLEQLKTWGQA
- a CDS encoding circularly permuted type 2 ATP-grasp protein, producing the protein MSPRSRTLPYPSPAQLRALRNRLKLSVRDAGLTDLFPSDRDADRAFWELEPTPLIIQPDEWKVLEAAIQQRARLINTFLADLYHEQRALKEELVPPEITLADPYFRRPSHGLQPERTSPATLIRFDLVKTANGWHFTDVHTNAPVGLSYAVQNRRFLTQEVGDFYRALPDYRSVINFPLKLVDTLRSLAPAGRTRPSMVFLSAGPRYPFYSEHSFLARKMGLRLAQGDDLLVLDNHVYFKTVAGLERVDVIYRRLNDAYIDPVVFSTDFESAGIPGLMQCIRAGNVVVANAIGAGVAENRALNAYWPRLARYYFGERLLLPSAPTYICSDTDQIDAIIDQAESLHLKPTHSPRFGQPDRAPLRIKDNALPRLLREQPHAWVAQPTLESVPLPHAAKRNTPFRFSAFTLARGNDIAVLPGGIINIGRGPYPRDSVGPCADVIVLTGDAETAGSLSDFETNVVIDAESTLPSSRAAESLFWLGRYLERAESTARMLHILDDVALEEISASDRRRWLPLWRGLLEATGHSDLKINARTNPTATFTDDLLWRMTLGRNHPSSLINSVTAAAHNARQLRDYVSPEAGSVLTRLDETLRELAAQPDTTGRSRRARSQRARAAGQAITAVLDEVNACLGAASRTMLHDVGWHFLQIGQQLERAHVTTSTLRHVLVAAADSLNDEPSLDSHLHYRDNPELSALLRMLGSQDAYRRLFRTRSQPLFVAKLFLQQPEAPRSILHNLSQIRASLAYIRSVTDQSEETAPETLLGAILDQLREFDLSRHFAAASEDDETAPPPTAKRDTSAASLRTAIDTTTERLLDFDQLLSDRYFSHQARLATDSHQIELAFDAERSRSHSTPTEQD